In a single window of the Pelagibacterium sp. 26DY04 genome:
- a CDS encoding MFS transporter, with amino-acid sequence MTTTTAAAPQPAQQTTSLWVLFAISFSHLLNDLMQALLPAVYPLLAQLYDLDFTQIGLITLVNQMTASLLQPVVGFYTDKYPKPYSLPIAMGFTLCGLLLLSSAGSFPLLLLSAALIGVGSSIFHPESSRVARMASGGRLGFAQSLFQVGGNLGTAIGPLMAAFIIIPRGQGSVAWYAVVALTAIIVLSAVSTWYAGQHRRAGSRTVVKPRTGLSRNALIGAFAIIAVLLTSKYVYMASMTSFYAFFLIEKFSLDASSAQLCLFVFLGASAAGTFLGGPIGDRVGRKVVIWVSILGPLPFTLVLPYVGLEVSIVLTALIGFILSSAFAAIVVYAQELLPGRVGMVAGFIFGFAFGIGALGAATLGVLADRTSIIFVFQICAFLPIAGLLTAFLPDTSKNRSAA; translated from the coding sequence ATGACCACCACGACCGCCGCGGCACCCCAGCCGGCACAACAGACCACTTCACTGTGGGTCCTCTTCGCCATCAGCTTTTCGCACCTGCTCAACGATTTGATGCAGGCGCTTCTGCCGGCGGTTTATCCGCTTCTGGCCCAGCTCTATGATCTCGACTTCACCCAGATCGGGCTGATCACGCTGGTCAATCAGATGACCGCCTCGCTGCTGCAACCAGTGGTGGGCTTCTACACCGACAAGTACCCCAAGCCATATTCGCTGCCGATCGCCATGGGGTTTACCCTGTGTGGGCTCTTGCTGCTTTCGAGCGCCGGGAGCTTTCCATTGCTGCTGTTGTCGGCGGCGTTGATCGGGGTCGGGTCTTCGATCTTTCATCCCGAATCGTCGCGCGTAGCCCGCATGGCTTCAGGCGGACGGCTCGGTTTTGCGCAATCGCTGTTCCAGGTGGGCGGCAATCTGGGCACCGCGATCGGTCCGCTCATGGCCGCGTTCATCATCATTCCCCGCGGGCAGGGAAGCGTCGCCTGGTATGCGGTAGTCGCCTTGACGGCAATCATCGTGCTTTCTGCCGTCAGCACCTGGTATGCCGGTCAGCATCGGCGGGCCGGGTCACGGACCGTCGTCAAACCGCGCACAGGTCTGAGCCGCAATGCGCTGATCGGGGCCTTTGCCATCATCGCCGTGCTGCTGACCAGCAAGTATGTCTACATGGCGTCGATGACGAGCTTTTATGCCTTCTTCCTCATCGAAAAGTTCAGTCTCGATGCTTCGAGCGCGCAGCTTTGCCTCTTCGTCTTTCTCGGCGCTTCGGCGGCCGGCACCTTTCTGGGTGGCCCGATCGGCGATCGCGTGGGGCGCAAGGTGGTGATCTGGGTGTCTATTCTCGGCCCCCTGCCCTTTACCCTCGTGCTGCCCTATGTCGGGCTCGAAGTTTCTATCGTGCTCACCGCGCTGATCGGTTTCATACTCTCGTCGGCTTTCGCGGCCATCGTGGTTTACGCACAGGAGCTGTTGCCTGGCCGTGTGGGCATGGTTGCCGGGTTCATCTTCGGGTTTGCTTTCGGCATCGGCGCGCTGGGGGCGGCGACGCTGGGCGTGCTCGCCGATAGGACAAGCATCATTTTCGTGTTCCAGATCTGCGCGTTTCTGCCCATCGCGGGCCTTCTGACCGCATTTCTGCCCGACACGTCGAAAAACAGGAGCGCTGCGTGA
- a CDS encoding TerC family protein: MDFASFFLGTFLDTPVWFWFAFLAVVIAILVLDLGVLHKEQKEISAKESFILYGMYVIVACAFGAWVWYVRGSQAGLEFFTGYIIEQSLAMDNIFVIASIFAFLGVPRLYQHRVLFWGIIGVLLFRAILIGAGVALVHAFEPILFLFGAFLVFTGARMFRKVEEDDDIENNKILKFLRRHFRITPQFHGTKFLVEQPHPKTGKMVLWLTPLAVALLMVEIVDVIFAVDSVPAIFAITQDPFIVYTSNVFAVLGLRALFFALSAAMARFRYLQTALAIVLIYVGIKIFLVPLGYHIPTLLSLFITVGTLAAGIAYSLWKTRNDPPLEEQDKPISPEELKSTDAPNP, from the coding sequence ATGGATTTCGCATCATTCTTTTTGGGCACCTTTCTGGACACGCCTGTCTGGTTCTGGTTCGCCTTTCTCGCAGTCGTCATAGCTATCCTCGTCCTTGATCTCGGCGTGCTCCACAAGGAGCAGAAAGAGATCAGCGCCAAGGAAAGCTTCATCCTCTACGGCATGTACGTGATCGTGGCCTGTGCGTTCGGCGCATGGGTCTGGTATGTGCGCGGCTCCCAGGCGGGGCTCGAGTTCTTTACCGGCTATATCATCGAGCAGTCGCTCGCGATGGACAACATCTTCGTCATCGCGTCGATCTTTGCGTTCCTGGGCGTGCCAAGGCTCTATCAGCACCGCGTGCTGTTTTGGGGCATCATCGGCGTGCTGTTGTTCCGCGCCATCCTGATCGGTGCCGGCGTGGCGCTGGTCCACGCGTTCGAGCCGATCCTGTTCCTGTTCGGCGCCTTCCTCGTTTTCACTGGCGCGCGCATGTTCCGCAAGGTCGAGGAAGACGACGACATCGAAAACAACAAGATCCTCAAGTTCCTGCGCAGGCACTTCCGAATTACTCCGCAGTTCCACGGCACTAAGTTCCTGGTCGAGCAGCCGCATCCCAAGACTGGCAAGATGGTGCTCTGGCTGACCCCGCTCGCAGTTGCGCTGCTGATGGTCGAAATCGTCGACGTCATCTTCGCCGTCGACTCGGTGCCGGCGATCTTCGCGATCACGCAGGATCCGTTCATCGTCTACACCTCGAACGTGTTCGCGGTGCTCGGCCTGCGTGCCTTGTTCTTTGCGCTTTCGGCGGCCATGGCCCGGTTCCGGTACCTGCAGACCGCTCTCGCGATCGTTCTGATCTATGTCGGCATCAAGATCTTCCTCGTGCCGCTGGGCTACCACATCCCCACCCTGCTCTCGCTGTTCATCACCGTGGGCACGCTGGCGGCGGGTATCGCCTATTCGCTCTGGAAGACGCGCAACGATCCGCCGCTCGAAGAGCAGGACAAGCCCATTTCCCCTGAGGAACTCAAGAGTACCGACGCGCCCAACCCCTGA
- a CDS encoding DUF6766 family protein, translated as MRKLSFWGRYSYLWVTLGFFLISAAGHWLFGWFTYVGEQQDHHAPIEVSQYAFQMLEGTFENWQSEFLQLMWQVGGLALLLFVGSPQSKEGSDRVEAKIDEILRRIDPEKGEDVITELDEAYMGRHTDPVEPT; from the coding sequence ATGCGGAAACTATCGTTTTGGGGCCGGTACAGCTACCTTTGGGTGACGCTGGGGTTCTTCTTGATTTCAGCGGCAGGCCACTGGCTGTTCGGATGGTTCACCTATGTTGGTGAACAGCAGGATCACCACGCTCCCATAGAAGTCTCGCAATACGCATTCCAGATGCTGGAAGGCACTTTCGAAAACTGGCAGTCCGAATTTCTTCAGCTCATGTGGCAGGTGGGCGGCTTGGCCCTGCTGCTGTTCGTCGGCTCCCCGCAATCGAAAGAAGGGAGCGACAGGGTCGAGGCAAAGATCGATGAAATCCTCAGGCGTATCGATCCGGAAAAGGGTGAGGACGTCATCACCGAGCTCGACGAGGCCTATATGGGGCGGCACACCGATCCCGTAGAACCCACCTGA
- a CDS encoding ferritin-like domain-containing protein has product MMAEKKLENLFEDTLRDIYYAERQILKALPKMAKAANSEQLAAGFEQHREETETHVERLEKVFEMLDKRARGKTCDAILGIIEESKEIMDEYKGSPAIDAGLASAAQAVEHYEIARYGTLVTWAKQLGMNDAARLLEQTLAEEKATDEKLTQLAETEANPKAA; this is encoded by the coding sequence ATGATGGCTGAAAAGAAGCTCGAAAACCTGTTCGAAGATACGTTGCGCGATATCTATTATGCCGAGCGCCAGATCCTCAAAGCGCTACCCAAGATGGCCAAGGCTGCAAATTCCGAGCAGCTCGCCGCCGGCTTCGAACAGCATCGCGAGGAAACCGAGACGCATGTCGAGCGGCTCGAGAAGGTGTTCGAGATGCTTGACAAGCGGGCGCGCGGGAAGACGTGTGACGCCATCCTCGGGATCATCGAGGAAAGCAAGGAAATCATGGACGAGTACAAGGGCAGCCCAGCCATCGATGCAGGCCTGGCATCGGCTGCCCAAGCGGTGGAGCATTATGAAATCGCCCGCTACGGCACCCTCGTCACCTGGGCAAAGCAGCTTGGAATGAACGACGCCGCGCGGCTTCTCGAGCAGACGCTGGCCGAAGAAAAGGCCACCGACGAAAAGCTCACGCAATTGGCAGAGACAGAAGCCAACCCTAAGGCGGCCTGA
- a CDS encoding exopolysaccharide biosynthesis protein — translation MTPIELQIEAIAANVRMAARNADGALSVVELVDLLGTHSHTVVILLLSVLSMIWGPPGYAVLMGIAIVTVSTMMMLGKPLRLGRWISSRRIPGKMITGMMERLAFLARLLARLSRPRLEALAGESAKIPTGLLVMLISLPMALPIPFINAVPNVGIAIICVSRINRDGLGVVIGTVVGLLGVGIAVAIFWGAISLAQNVLA, via the coding sequence TTGACCCCGATTGAACTGCAGATCGAGGCCATAGCGGCCAATGTCCGAATGGCTGCCCGCAACGCCGACGGCGCCTTGTCGGTGGTTGAACTCGTCGACCTGCTCGGCACCCACTCCCACACGGTCGTCATCCTGCTCCTGAGCGTGCTGAGCATGATCTGGGGACCGCCGGGCTATGCCGTCCTTATGGGCATAGCCATCGTCACGGTCTCTACCATGATGATGCTCGGCAAGCCGCTGCGGCTGGGCCGGTGGATAAGCTCGCGGCGCATCCCAGGCAAGATGATTACCGGCATGATGGAACGGCTCGCCTTTCTCGCCAGATTGCTGGCCCGGCTGTCGCGCCCTCGTCTCGAAGCCCTGGCCGGCGAAAGCGCTAAGATCCCCACCGGCTTGCTGGTCATGCTGATCAGCCTGCCCATGGCGCTGCCCATCCCGTTCATCAACGCCGTTCCCAATGTCGGAATCGCGATAATTTGCGTCTCACGCATCAATCGCGACGGGCTGGGCGTTGTCATCGGCACGGTCGTCGGGCTCTTGGGCGTCGGAATCGCCGTTGCGATCTTCTGGGGCGCCATCAGTTTGGCGCAGAACGTTCTGGCATAA
- a CDS encoding NTP transferase domain-containing protein, whose product MLIDPQIIGLILAGGGGQRLGGVRKDDVRLGNVRLFDHVRRRLAPQCAALLLSVEAGRNAEDGDVVVLPDSPDGLAGPAAGLLAGAKWCAERAPGALLVSVSVDTPFFPADFVSRALELLAAECGCLVGAYDGRDYPTNALWRPDHLLAHLVTIPPAPRGPRLRDIQSALGARHLDYADGVAANPFAGINQLSDLLALDLRLKTEDR is encoded by the coding sequence ATGCTGATCGATCCGCAGATTATCGGCTTGATTCTCGCTGGCGGCGGCGGGCAACGGCTCGGAGGCGTGCGCAAGGACGACGTCAGGCTGGGCAATGTGCGGCTTTTTGATCATGTCCGCCGGCGGCTGGCGCCGCAATGCGCGGCGCTTCTCCTTTCCGTCGAGGCCGGGCGAAATGCGGAAGACGGCGACGTCGTTGTTCTTCCCGATTCTCCTGATGGGCTCGCGGGACCAGCGGCCGGGCTTTTGGCCGGCGCGAAGTGGTGCGCCGAGCGCGCGCCGGGGGCGCTGCTGGTGTCGGTGTCGGTGGATACGCCGTTTTTCCCCGCCGATTTCGTTTCCCGCGCCTTAGAGCTGCTCGCTGCCGAGTGCGGCTGCTTGGTGGGCGCCTATGACGGCCGGGACTATCCCACCAATGCGCTCTGGCGCCCCGACCACCTTTTGGCCCATCTCGTCACCATTCCCCCTGCCCCACGCGGTCCGCGGCTACGCGACATCCAGTCGGCCCTAGGCGCGCGCCATCTCGACTATGCCGACGGGGTAGCCGCCAATCCCTTTGCCGGCATCAACCAGCTGTCGGACTTGCTGGCGCTCGACCTCCGGCTCAAGACGGAGGATCGATGA
- a CDS encoding DNA-binding protein: MQSKLIHDADGAQTYAIILDLGDEVMSCLETFATQKGLNAASFKAIGAFEKATLAFFDWQEKSYFKINVSEQVEVASLTGDIAMGPDGNPAVHAHAVLGTSDGRAIAGHVTSGIVRPTLEIILTEAPTYLRKRFNPDVGLALIDTAL; encoded by the coding sequence ATGCAGAGCAAACTCATTCACGATGCCGATGGCGCGCAGACCTATGCCATCATTCTCGATCTCGGGGACGAAGTGATGTCGTGTCTTGAGACCTTCGCCACCCAGAAAGGCCTCAATGCTGCAAGCTTCAAGGCTATCGGCGCGTTCGAAAAGGCTACGCTTGCTTTCTTCGACTGGCAGGAAAAGAGCTATTTCAAGATCAATGTGAGCGAGCAGGTGGAAGTCGCGTCCCTGACGGGAGACATCGCGATGGGTCCGGACGGGAACCCGGCCGTCCATGCGCATGCGGTGCTCGGCACGTCGGATGGCCGCGCGATCGCCGGGCATGTGACAAGCGGCATCGTGCGGCCGACGCTGGAAATCATCCTCACCGAGGCTCCCACTTATTTGCGCAAGCGCTTCAATCCGGACGTCGGCCTCGCGCTGATCGACACCGCGCTTTAA
- a CDS encoding XRE family transcriptional regulator, whose protein sequence is MKRLEKMNGPLLAATGTTLTAIRTALEAAGVQFLDDGDTAGGAGVALRD, encoded by the coding sequence GTGAAAAGGCTCGAAAAGATGAACGGGCCGCTGCTCGCGGCAACAGGCACCACCCTCACCGCCATCCGCACCGCCCTGGAAGCCGCCGGCGTGCAGTTTCTCGATGACGGAGACACGGCGGGCGGGGCCGGTGTGGCCCTACGGGATTAA
- a CDS encoding 3'-5' exonuclease, which yields MAIASPAIAKGITRFIVLDTETTGVTQWEKIVTIAALCFENNRIIQRSLYLCFDPRKNSSPEAEKVHGWDNWTTRFQDLFEDHANDVRSFLEWGDTLVMHNARYDMHYVQREFRKAGHAPIDVPQFCTLEHARTVWQGQGNKLDDCVGRIGLPRRPGRHNALQDAFYTAALHLHFQGERFYVPEVERWPMPRNYREPDPRPEGDLPRRTKKKPRGG from the coding sequence ATGGCTATAGCATCACCAGCAATCGCAAAGGGCATTACGCGGTTCATCGTTCTCGATACCGAAACAACCGGCGTCACGCAGTGGGAAAAAATCGTCACCATTGCCGCCCTATGTTTCGAGAACAATCGCATCATCCAGCGATCGCTCTATCTTTGTTTCGACCCTCGCAAGAATAGCAGTCCTGAGGCCGAGAAAGTTCATGGCTGGGATAACTGGACAACGCGCTTTCAGGATCTATTCGAGGACCACGCGAATGACGTGCGATCGTTTCTTGAGTGGGGCGATACACTGGTCATGCATAATGCTCGATACGACATGCACTATGTTCAACGCGAATTCCGTAAGGCCGGGCACGCCCCTATTGATGTGCCGCAATTCTGCACCTTGGAACATGCTCGCACTGTATGGCAAGGTCAGGGCAACAAGCTGGATGACTGCGTAGGACGCATAGGCCTACCCCGACGGCCTGGACGTCATAACGCACTTCAAGATGCATTCTATACAGCCGCCCTTCATCTTCACTTCCAGGGCGAACGCTTCTACGTCCCGGAGGTCGAACGATGGCCTATGCCACGAAATTATCGCGAACCGGATCCGCGACCGGAGGGCGATTTACCGCGCCGGACTAAGAAAAAGCCGAGAGGGGGATAG
- a CDS encoding tape measure protein: MTTERDRLLVLVEARVNDLEKGMRRATQSTQRARRDIEKEADKLSRNLETKMAKAGRGFSGVSGAFGAVRGALGMAGIGLGAGAIANLTSEWSDLNSRVANAVGSMSRGEEVMGRITEMARRSYSSLGQTAEAFLQNSTALTELGYNTTQQLNLTEALNNALVISATRGQQADSVMRAWSQALALGELRGDNLNSVIQGSSRLTKALADSMGVSTNELRKLGSEGKITTSVMYGVTSQLEQLRREADEMPATLTDSFVLLGNSVMQFFGQIDQATGATSWLAGEIILLADSIEEAARRWQEGDVPVLKFMEAAAGLSRELGILSEQVEDNREEFEILDEAVGDARQRLIEMAAELTLLENMRVFAPELPGEIQAVVDKLLLGESSAEEARLALLDLASTNPDFGLVIGQLAGVAAEIRTVTAAANEMHAALNMPGGPTGDGAGRGGAGASRRARIEAEEAAAAYLAEQDRLLGLSREQLSLEQAIAAEKERAAAAGVTLGDAEAKRLAQMRLAQSARSGGGGSSPVDRFEEAMARQRQANELLEMELTLMAQGTPYIGEATNVMDFIKTQVNA; the protein is encoded by the coding sequence ATGACCACTGAACGAGATCGGTTATTGGTCCTCGTTGAGGCGCGGGTCAATGACCTTGAAAAGGGCATGCGCAGGGCGACCCAATCGACACAGCGCGCCCGAAGAGACATCGAGAAAGAGGCCGACAAACTTTCGCGGAACCTCGAAACGAAAATGGCCAAGGCCGGCCGAGGCTTCTCCGGGGTATCGGGGGCATTCGGTGCGGTTCGTGGCGCGCTGGGCATGGCTGGGATAGGTCTTGGCGCGGGAGCCATCGCCAACCTTACCTCGGAATGGTCCGATCTGAATTCTCGCGTCGCCAACGCTGTCGGCAGTATGTCGCGTGGTGAAGAGGTCATGGGCCGCATTACCGAGATGGCGCGCCGGTCCTATTCGTCGCTCGGACAGACCGCCGAGGCATTTCTTCAGAACTCCACGGCCCTCACCGAACTGGGTTATAATACCACCCAGCAACTGAACCTGACTGAGGCACTGAACAACGCCCTGGTTATCTCCGCGACACGCGGTCAGCAGGCGGATAGCGTCATGCGGGCATGGTCGCAGGCATTGGCTCTCGGCGAGCTTCGTGGCGACAATCTCAACTCGGTAATTCAAGGCTCTTCGCGCCTGACCAAGGCCCTGGCTGACTCAATGGGCGTCTCTACGAACGAGCTCCGCAAGCTCGGATCAGAAGGCAAGATTACGACTTCAGTGATGTATGGCGTAACGAGCCAGTTGGAGCAGTTGCGACGCGAAGCCGATGAAATGCCCGCGACGTTGACGGACAGCTTCGTGCTGCTCGGCAACTCGGTGATGCAGTTCTTCGGGCAGATCGACCAGGCTACCGGCGCCACCAGCTGGCTTGCCGGGGAAATCATCCTCCTCGCCGACAGTATCGAGGAAGCCGCTCGACGTTGGCAGGAGGGCGACGTCCCGGTCCTGAAGTTCATGGAAGCGGCCGCCGGTCTTTCCCGCGAGCTCGGTATTCTCTCCGAACAAGTCGAGGATAACCGCGAAGAGTTCGAAATCCTCGACGAAGCCGTTGGAGACGCCAGGCAGCGGCTCATTGAGATGGCTGCAGAACTCACCCTCCTGGAGAACATGAGGGTGTTCGCGCCGGAGCTTCCAGGCGAAATTCAAGCGGTGGTGGACAAGCTCCTGCTGGGCGAATCCAGTGCGGAGGAGGCACGCCTTGCGCTTCTCGATCTGGCCAGCACGAACCCCGATTTCGGACTGGTCATAGGGCAGTTGGCCGGCGTTGCGGCTGAAATCCGAACTGTCACAGCCGCCGCCAACGAAATGCACGCAGCATTGAATATGCCCGGCGGCCCGACTGGTGACGGCGCTGGCCGTGGTGGTGCAGGTGCATCGCGAAGGGCGCGCATTGAAGCCGAAGAGGCCGCGGCGGCATACCTCGCCGAGCAGGACCGCCTGCTCGGGCTCTCGCGAGAACAGTTATCTCTTGAGCAGGCCATCGCGGCCGAGAAGGAGCGGGCCGCCGCGGCCGGCGTGACGCTGGGGGATGCCGAGGCGAAGCGTCTCGCTCAAATGCGCCTGGCCCAGTCGGCGCGGTCGGGTGGAGGTGGAAGTAGCCCCGTCGATCGATTTGAAGAGGCCATGGCCAGGCAGAGGCAAGCGAATGAGCTATTGGAAATGGAACTGACCCTGATGGCGCAAGGAACACCATACATCGGAGAGGCGACCAACGTGATGGATTTCATAAAAACGCAGGTGAACGCATGA
- a CDS encoding HK97-gp10 family putative phage morphogenesis protein, with amino-acid sequence MEARFRALPDEVQKDTEAAAVRAAGRTADHMRRLAERSRDTGALVESITVTPAGGSTPSYSAGGAYVVPPGAAAVTAGNTNARHAHFVEFGTHDAPAQPFFFPAVRSNRKPAARAIKAAGRRAIKKAMKK; translated from the coding sequence ATGGAAGCGCGCTTTCGAGCGCTTCCCGACGAGGTGCAGAAAGATACCGAGGCGGCCGCTGTCCGCGCAGCCGGACGAACCGCCGACCACATGCGCCGCCTTGCCGAGCGTTCGCGCGATACCGGCGCGCTGGTCGAGAGCATCACAGTCACCCCCGCAGGCGGTTCGACCCCGTCATACAGCGCTGGCGGAGCATATGTCGTGCCCCCAGGCGCAGCGGCTGTGACAGCCGGTAACACCAACGCCCGGCATGCGCATTTTGTGGAATTTGGAACGCATGACGCACCCGCGCAGCCGTTCTTTTTCCCCGCTGTCAGAAGCAACAGGAAGCCCGCCGCGCGCGCCATCAAGGCTGCGGGAAGACGGGCCATTAAGAAAGCAATGAAGAAATGA
- a CDS encoding phage major capsid protein: MTNPHLETIATRVEEITGAMDTRLSEIEKRFARMADNDNGAAPGTRQTLGSIVANDNEVKKLTSDFRGRAVVKINGDRADITSGTGTVGSSTSGSTSLVVADRRPGIVTPPERKFTVRDLLRQSTTTSNLIEWPEETEFTNAAAPVAENPETSKPQSDLEFEMRSAHVRTIAHIFKGSRQILDDSPALVSYIDRRGTYGLKLVEENQLLNGNGTGQNVHGIIPQATAYDTSRTATGDDELSIINHAIAQSEESDYDPDGIVLSVRDWRRLLDVRGTDGHFLSNGAFGTTARRVWDLPVVPSRALAPGQFLVGSFNMAAEIFDRQEVEFLISTENEDDFVRNRWTGRVESRLALAVYHPGSFIVGDLYSTGS, encoded by the coding sequence ATGACCAATCCTCACCTTGAGACCATCGCAACCCGCGTCGAAGAAATCACCGGCGCGATGGACACCCGCCTCTCGGAAATCGAGAAGCGCTTCGCGCGCATGGCCGATAACGACAATGGCGCGGCACCCGGCACCCGCCAGACCCTCGGATCGATCGTCGCAAACGACAACGAGGTCAAAAAGCTCACGTCGGATTTCCGCGGCCGGGCCGTGGTGAAGATCAACGGTGATCGCGCCGACATCACATCCGGCACCGGCACGGTCGGCTCGAGCACTAGCGGCTCGACCAGCCTGGTTGTTGCGGATCGTCGTCCCGGCATCGTGACGCCACCCGAGCGCAAATTTACTGTTCGCGACCTTCTGCGGCAGTCGACCACGACGTCGAATTTGATCGAGTGGCCCGAAGAGACGGAGTTCACCAATGCGGCCGCCCCGGTCGCGGAAAATCCCGAGACGTCGAAGCCGCAGTCCGACCTCGAATTTGAGATGCGCTCTGCGCACGTGCGCACCATTGCGCACATCTTTAAGGGTTCGCGCCAGATCCTCGACGATTCCCCCGCTCTCGTTTCGTACATCGATCGACGCGGTACTTACGGGCTGAAACTCGTCGAGGAAAACCAGCTCCTGAACGGCAACGGCACTGGCCAGAACGTTCACGGCATCATTCCGCAGGCTACGGCTTATGACACCAGCCGCACAGCGACCGGCGACGACGAACTGTCGATCATTAACCACGCCATCGCTCAGAGCGAAGAGAGTGATTACGATCCGGACGGCATTGTGCTTTCGGTTCGCGATTGGCGCCGCTTGCTCGACGTCCGCGGTACCGACGGCCATTTCCTCTCGAATGGCGCCTTTGGCACGACCGCTCGCCGCGTTTGGGACCTCCCTGTCGTTCCCTCCCGTGCTCTTGCTCCAGGTCAATTCCTTGTCGGCTCGTTCAACATGGCGGCGGAAATCTTCGACCGTCAGGAGGTTGAGTTCCTGATCTCGACCGAGAACGAAGACGACTTTGTTCGTAACCGTTGGACTGGGCGCGTGGAGTCTCGTCTCGCGCTGGCCGTTTATCATCCCGGCTCGTTCATCGTCGGTGATCTGTACAGCACGGGCTCGTAA